A genomic stretch from Corynebacterium faecale includes:
- the nrdR gene encoding transcriptional regulator NrdR codes for MYCPFCQHGHSKVIDSRVIETGSAIRRRRECSECEGRFTTIEKAVLLVLKRNGVTEPFSREKVVTGVRRACQGRDVSDDALKRLAQQVEETVRGSGSSQIRANDIGLAILDPLRELDEVAYLRFASVYKSFESADDFEKEIRLMRRRERED; via the coding sequence ATGTACTGCCCGTTTTGCCAGCACGGACATTCCAAGGTCATCGATTCACGTGTGATTGAAACTGGAAGCGCTATCCGGCGTCGACGCGAATGCAGCGAATGCGAAGGTCGTTTCACCACCATCGAGAAGGCAGTTCTCCTGGTGCTGAAACGCAATGGAGTCACGGAACCGTTCAGCCGAGAGAAGGTGGTCACAGGAGTCAGGCGAGCATGCCAGGGGAGGGATGTCTCCGATGACGCACTTAAACGCCTGGCCCAGCAGGTGGAGGAAACAGTCAGAGGCAGCGGCAGTTCGCAGATCCGGGCCAATGATATCGGCCTGGCCATCCTGGACCCGCTTCGTGAGTTGGATGAAGTTGCCTACCTGCGGTTTGCCTCCGTGTATAAATCCTTCGAGAGCGCAGATGATTTTGAGAAAGAGATCCGGCTCATGCGTCGTCGTGAACGAGAGGACTAA
- the lexA gene encoding transcriptional repressor LexA: MTTEKTSKARGSRGSRTVKMLPNGKPDPASLSDRQRRILEVIRDAVVLRGYPPSIREIGDAAGLQSTSSVAYQLKELEKKGFLRRDPNKPRAVDVRHLPDTDSRPKVGPKVKAKATAGDVAKSELAVGASLVPVVGKIAAGNPILAEQNIEEYYPLPSDIVGDGELYMLQVVGESMKDAGILDGDWVVVRSQPVAEQGEFVAAMIDGEATVKEFHKDSSGIWLLPHNDSFAPIPGENAEIMGKVVSVMRKL, encoded by the coding sequence ATGACCACCGAGAAGACCTCCAAGGCCCGCGGCAGTCGTGGTAGCCGCACGGTGAAGATGCTTCCCAACGGCAAGCCAGATCCTGCGAGCCTGTCAGACAGGCAGCGGAGGATCCTGGAAGTCATCAGAGATGCTGTTGTCCTGAGGGGGTACCCGCCAAGCATCCGCGAGATCGGAGACGCTGCCGGCCTTCAATCAACCTCGTCGGTGGCCTATCAGCTGAAGGAGCTTGAGAAAAAGGGTTTCCTGCGTCGTGATCCCAACAAGCCCCGGGCCGTAGATGTCCGGCACCTTCCAGATACGGACAGCCGACCAAAGGTTGGCCCCAAGGTCAAAGCGAAGGCAACGGCCGGCGATGTTGCCAAGTCGGAACTCGCAGTAGGCGCTTCTCTGGTTCCCGTGGTGGGCAAGATCGCTGCAGGCAATCCCATCCTCGCGGAGCAGAATATCGAAGAGTACTACCCGCTCCCCTCGGACATCGTCGGTGATGGTGAGCTGTACATGCTCCAGGTGGTGGGTGAATCCATGAAGGACGCCGGAATCCTTGACGGTGACTGGGTGGTGGTGCGTTCCCAGCCCGTCGCCGAACAGGGCGAGTTCGTCGCCGCCATGATCGATGGTGAGGCTACCGTGAAGGAATTCCACAAGGACTCTTCGGGAATCTGGCTGCTTCCACATAATGATTCCTTCGCCCCGATACCAGGAGAAAACGCTGAGATCATGGGCAAGGTCGTCTCAGTGATGCGCAAGCTCTAG
- a CDS encoding DeoR/GlpR family DNA-binding transcription regulator translates to MYAEERRRQIASLTAVEGRVNVTELAGRFDVTAETIRRDLAVLDREGIVHRVHGGAVATQSFQTTELSLDTRFRSASSAKYSISKAAMQFLPPAHGGMFLDAGTTVTALADLISEHPNANQWSIVTNCLPIALSLANAGLDDVQLLGGSVRAITQAVVGDTALRTLALMRADVVFIGTNALTLDHGLSTADSQEAAMKSAMITNAHKVVVLCDSTKMGTDYLVSFGSIDDIDVVVTDSAAPESFVQQLRERDVEVVIAE, encoded by the coding sequence ATGTACGCAGAGGAACGACGTCGTCAGATCGCCTCACTGACGGCGGTTGAAGGACGGGTCAACGTCACCGAACTTGCAGGCCGTTTCGATGTCACCGCTGAAACTATCCGCAGAGATCTGGCGGTTCTTGATCGGGAGGGCATCGTCCACCGTGTCCATGGAGGTGCGGTGGCCACCCAGTCGTTCCAGACCACCGAACTCAGCCTGGATACCCGGTTCCGCTCCGCATCGTCCGCAAAGTACTCGATTTCCAAGGCTGCCATGCAGTTCCTCCCGCCCGCACACGGGGGAATGTTCCTTGATGCGGGAACCACAGTGACTGCTCTGGCGGACCTGATCTCTGAGCACCCCAACGCCAATCAGTGGTCGATTGTGACCAACTGCCTACCCATAGCTCTCAGTCTGGCCAATGCCGGACTCGATGATGTTCAACTCCTGGGTGGAAGCGTCCGGGCGATCACGCAGGCGGTCGTGGGCGACACGGCGTTGCGCACCCTGGCACTCATGCGGGCTGATGTGGTGTTCATCGGGACGAACGCCCTGACACTCGATCATGGATTATCCACCGCCGATTCACAGGAGGCGGCCATGAAATCAGCGATGATCACCAATGCCCACAAGGTGGTTGTGTTGTGTGACTCCACCAAAATGGGCACGGACTACCTGGTCAGCTTCGGCTCGATCGATGATATTGATGTCGTGGTCACCGACTCCGCCGCACCGGAGAGTTTCGTGCAGCAGCTGCGGGAACGCGATGTAGAGGTTGTGATTGCAGAATGA